One Acidicapsa ligni genomic region harbors:
- a CDS encoding SpoIID/LytB domain-containing protein, translated as MLFASLGAVAATSDGSGGRDISVALFSTQSLRTVTVTPIGAHAWTSLCAKCIHTPLTAPLHVIAPKEIFAGGSLRVTDDATGEMRTATGLWHLQARRQNVDVVLTLPSERYVAAVLNAEAAHDEPGQSLRALAILARTYALNGSHFVAQHGHLSADLCDSTACQAMLPGSASLAIEDAVRATAGETLWFGPHQVEVFFSQNCGGLTEDAGILWPKLRGTPYLRSHGDPYCGRRDTAAWHADVPLGTLLEVAQKEGWHLPARIVTAHVAERSPSRRALRVLFTGADGATSMVSASALRFGIGRTMGWNRVRSDAYELGVRNGELVFDGRGHGHGVGLCQVGATEMASEGKNAREILAFYFSGTTVRILPEDMGWQETRVGPLALRATHVFSAEKQAEIERMWGDAEKRFPPQQEIHPEIIFASTTEVFRQLTTQPGWALASTRGDTIVLQPEAILHARGRVASETLMHEMLHVLVESESNERTPLWLREGLVEVLAGEHFESAHTMSIDEIESALQHTDSLRASESAHLAAASRVHALLIRYGVSSVRGWLSSGVPAGVR; from the coding sequence ATGTTATTCGCGAGTCTGGGAGCGGTTGCAGCAACGAGCGACGGCAGCGGTGGACGGGATATATCGGTGGCGCTTTTCTCCACGCAAAGTCTTCGTACTGTGACAGTGACGCCGATTGGCGCGCATGCATGGACGTCGCTATGCGCTAAATGTATACACACTCCGTTGACTGCGCCGCTTCATGTTATTGCGCCTAAGGAGATCTTTGCTGGTGGATCCCTGCGTGTTACTGACGATGCGACAGGTGAGATGCGTACCGCTACGGGACTTTGGCATCTACAGGCTCGGAGGCAGAATGTTGATGTTGTGCTTACGCTGCCGAGCGAGCGTTATGTGGCTGCGGTATTGAACGCGGAGGCTGCACATGACGAACCTGGGCAATCCTTGCGTGCGTTGGCTATTCTTGCGCGGACGTATGCGTTGAATGGAAGCCACTTCGTTGCTCAACATGGTCACCTGAGCGCGGATCTATGCGATAGCACTGCGTGTCAGGCGATGCTGCCTGGATCGGCGTCTTTGGCTATCGAAGATGCAGTGCGGGCAACTGCAGGGGAGACATTGTGGTTTGGTCCGCATCAGGTGGAGGTTTTCTTTAGCCAGAACTGTGGCGGTTTAACAGAAGATGCTGGAATCCTCTGGCCCAAACTTCGTGGTACGCCTTATCTGCGCAGTCACGGAGATCCATATTGCGGACGGCGTGATACGGCAGCGTGGCATGCGGATGTTCCGCTGGGTACGCTGCTGGAGGTCGCACAAAAAGAAGGATGGCATTTGCCTGCAAGGATCGTGACAGCGCATGTTGCGGAGCGAAGTCCGTCGCGGCGCGCGTTGCGCGTACTTTTCACTGGCGCGGATGGGGCGACATCGATGGTTTCGGCAAGTGCATTGCGCTTTGGGATTGGCCGAACGATGGGATGGAATCGTGTTCGTAGCGATGCATACGAACTTGGGGTTCGCAACGGCGAGCTTGTCTTTGATGGCCGTGGCCATGGTCATGGAGTTGGTCTTTGCCAGGTGGGCGCGACGGAGATGGCTTCTGAGGGGAAGAATGCGCGAGAGATTCTTGCCTTCTATTTTTCGGGGACGACGGTACGCATCTTGCCGGAGGACATGGGGTGGCAGGAGACGCGCGTCGGTCCACTTGCTCTACGCGCTACGCATGTGTTTTCTGCAGAGAAACAGGCAGAGATCGAGCGGATGTGGGGTGATGCAGAGAAGCGGTTTCCACCTCAACAAGAGATTCATCCTGAGATTATTTTTGCGTCGACGACGGAGGTGTTTCGTCAGCTTACGACGCAGCCTGGATGGGCACTTGCGAGTACGCGAGGGGACACGATTGTTTTACAGCCGGAGGCAATTTTGCATGCGCGTGGACGAGTTGCTTCGGAGACGCTGATGCACGAGATGCTTCATGTTCTTGTGGAGTCTGAGTCCAACGAGCGCACACCGCTTTGGTTACGGGAGGGCCTGGTTGAGGTGTTGGCAGGGGAACATTTTGAAAGCGCACATACGATGTCTATCGACGAGATCGAAAGCGCGTTGCAGCATACGGATTCGTTGAGGGCCAGCGAGAGCGCGCATCTTGCTGCTGCTTCTCGGGTGCATGCATTGCTTATACGCTATGGAGTTTCTTCTGTACGCGGATGGCTTTCGTCTGGAGTTCCGGCAGGTGTGAGGTAA
- a CDS encoding penicillin-binding transpeptidase domain-containing protein yields MLLGVVLFFASLIQAHAQEVERALFRALQGTQGSAVVLDPRTGAVLASAGKQRRGSPGSAIKPLLLEYALEHGIVRPEMEVYCRRDLHVGGRALPCTHPADHPVFTAESALAESCNTWFAEMARRFSGPALEEAFHEFHLQHASMNLVNVEQRQLAVLGLDGVSVSPLEMGRAYRDLLSRMPRDGVIARGLRDSVSYGMADPAAVKGVDILGKTGTASDAGEAWTHGWFVGAIPGRYVLVVYVPHGDGGTAARLAQKFFRDITSEGQTR; encoded by the coding sequence GTGTTGCTGGGAGTTGTGCTGTTCTTTGCGAGCCTCATTCAGGCGCATGCGCAGGAGGTAGAACGCGCGCTTTTCCGTGCTCTGCAAGGAACGCAAGGCTCGGCAGTAGTGCTTGATCCGCGGACGGGAGCGGTGCTTGCTTCCGCGGGAAAACAACGCCGCGGATCGCCTGGCTCGGCGATCAAGCCGCTGCTGCTGGAGTATGCGCTGGAGCATGGTATTGTACGTCCGGAGATGGAGGTTTACTGCCGACGTGATCTGCATGTGGGGGGCAGGGCATTGCCATGCACGCATCCGGCGGACCATCCTGTATTCACTGCTGAGAGCGCACTGGCTGAGTCATGTAATACATGGTTTGCAGAGATGGCGCGCCGTTTTTCCGGACCAGCATTAGAAGAGGCATTCCATGAGTTTCATTTGCAGCATGCGTCTATGAATCTGGTGAATGTGGAGCAACGCCAACTGGCTGTTCTGGGGCTTGACGGAGTGTCTGTGTCTCCGTTGGAAATGGGGCGAGCGTATCGTGACCTATTAAGCAGAATGCCGCGGGATGGAGTTATCGCGCGTGGATTGAGGGATTCGGTGAGTTATGGCATGGCTGATCCGGCGGCTGTTAAAGGTGTAGATATTCTCGGCAAGACGGGGACTGCGAGTGATGCTGGAGAGGCCTGGACTCATGGATGGTTTGTCGGCGCGATACCTGGTCGATATGTGCTTGTAGTGTATGTGCCGCATGGCGATGGTGGAACTGCTGCACGGTTGGCGCAGAAATTCTTCCGAGATATTACGTCTGAAGGGCAAACGCGATGA
- a CDS encoding phytoene desaturase family protein: MKDAQFSQTPAAQTLGRIGLPASIQQLASQPWDAIVVGAGHNGLACAAYLARGGQRVLVLEARERIGGACTVEEAFPGVKMSPCAYLAGLLHPLIIDELDLSSRGFSWTPATNGLFVPFLDGRSIQLWDDDSQCNAEVQRFAPADIEGFRAMGDVIRRLRDALRPPGARDTWIGEAPTRDEIEQRLGNDKEALAVLFDWSMAEFVEHYLRDEQLQVAYLGQGVIGTNASPFDKGTASVRFHHSSGRLGGMPGMWGYVKGGMGMVSFYLCDAAREAGATIAAGVPVAQILPGEGVLLESGEKISAPIVISNADPVVSLRLLGANADHAWKSQVESIPIKGCTVKLNVLLRELPNFKSRPGTNQPHHYGQINAPLTKEEWKRGFAAASAGQLPEHLWCELYFQSVHDSSVVPAGQHTMSVFAQYVPHTFAEGTWDDHRAAARTLALKSIGRFCSNIPKAVEDAQVLGPPDIEKKVGLTGGHIFQGEILPQFMWSNRLQARTPMPGFYLCGACTHPGGSVIGMNGRNAAMAVLKDTGVKV, from the coding sequence TTGAAAGACGCCCAGTTCTCACAAACTCCAGCCGCGCAAACTCTTGGACGCATCGGCCTGCCAGCCTCCATCCAACAACTGGCATCGCAGCCGTGGGATGCAATCGTCGTAGGCGCAGGCCACAATGGCCTCGCATGCGCAGCCTATCTAGCTCGTGGCGGACAGCGGGTGCTGGTACTTGAGGCACGCGAACGCATCGGCGGCGCATGCACAGTAGAAGAAGCGTTCCCCGGCGTAAAGATGTCCCCATGCGCCTATCTTGCCGGCCTGCTCCATCCTCTTATCATCGACGAACTCGACCTTTCCTCTCGCGGATTCTCATGGACTCCGGCAACGAACGGACTCTTCGTTCCCTTCCTCGACGGACGCAGCATTCAGCTCTGGGATGACGACTCGCAATGTAATGCGGAGGTCCAGCGCTTTGCACCTGCAGATATTGAAGGCTTCCGCGCCATGGGCGATGTTATCCGCCGTCTCCGCGATGCACTCCGGCCACCTGGCGCGCGCGATACCTGGATAGGCGAAGCCCCCACGCGTGACGAGATCGAGCAGCGTCTCGGCAATGACAAAGAGGCACTCGCAGTTCTCTTTGATTGGTCAATGGCCGAGTTCGTCGAGCACTATCTGCGCGATGAACAGTTACAGGTTGCCTACCTCGGCCAGGGAGTCATCGGCACCAATGCCAGCCCCTTTGACAAGGGCACAGCGTCAGTCCGTTTTCATCACTCCTCAGGTCGTCTCGGCGGCATGCCCGGCATGTGGGGATATGTCAAAGGAGGCATGGGCATGGTCTCCTTCTACCTCTGCGACGCAGCACGTGAGGCAGGAGCCACAATAGCCGCAGGCGTGCCCGTCGCACAGATTCTTCCCGGCGAAGGTGTCCTTCTCGAAAGCGGAGAAAAAATCTCCGCTCCCATCGTCATCTCGAACGCAGACCCAGTCGTTTCGCTTCGTCTGTTGGGTGCAAACGCCGACCACGCATGGAAGTCACAAGTCGAATCCATCCCCATTAAAGGCTGCACCGTCAAGCTGAACGTATTGCTTCGTGAGTTGCCCAACTTCAAATCGCGCCCCGGCACAAACCAACCTCATCACTACGGCCAGATCAATGCCCCTCTAACCAAAGAAGAATGGAAACGCGGATTCGCCGCTGCCAGCGCAGGCCAACTCCCCGAGCATCTCTGGTGCGAACTTTATTTCCAAAGCGTGCATGACTCCAGCGTCGTCCCTGCCGGTCAACACACCATGAGCGTCTTCGCGCAATACGTTCCGCACACCTTTGCAGAAGGTACCTGGGACGATCACCGCGCAGCCGCACGAACGCTTGCTCTCAAGTCGATTGGCCGCTTTTGCAGCAACATCCCCAAGGCTGTCGAAGATGCGCAGGTACTCGGCCCTCCAGACATTGAAAAGAAGGTAGGCCTCACCGGCGGCCACATCTTTCAGGGCGAAATTCTCCCGCAGTTCATGTGGAGCAACCGCCTGCAAGCGCGCACCCCAATGCCCGGCTTCTATCTCTGCGGAGCATGCACACATCCCGGCGGCAGCGTCATCGGCATGAATGGTCGCAACGCAGCCATGGCCGTCCTGAAAGATACAGGAGTCAAAGTGTAA
- a CDS encoding APC family permease has translation MQQTIHPLPNKPEMKREIGFLDLTLFYVVSGLSLRWIATAAASGPSSIAVWIFAWIGFFLPLAASVLELSSRYPQEGGLYVWAREEYGNFAGFMAAWTYWMSNLPYFSAILYFAAGSALFAAGPRGARLASQSGYYMTFSLVALGGITLLNMRGVKPSKWLNNIGAIGMALPVAVLIILGFISFLHFGSATHFTLASLIPHTSIKNAIFWSTIFFAFGGVESGSFMGEEIKNTRRTVPRALIAAGLLITLGYIGGTLAMLVALPSEQISGLGGFMTAIVQMCHNLNIDWIVVCIALLVTLSSIGAAGAYLASCSRLPFVAGIDNYLPAAFGRIHPKWNTPYIAVFFYGLAGMLFAFLGQAQTSVKGAYDVLVSMSIITYFIPYLFLFASMIRVQSKPSGEDIIRVPGGSRIAIALGILGLLTTTITICLSVLPSDDEPNKPLAIIKVVGMTFILLAAGVIVYTLGKRRQARLTVNA, from the coding sequence TTGCAACAGACAATCCATCCTCTTCCCAATAAACCTGAAATGAAGCGCGAGATCGGCTTCCTCGATCTCACCCTCTTCTATGTAGTCAGCGGTCTAAGCCTTCGTTGGATCGCAACCGCGGCCGCCTCTGGCCCCAGTTCAATCGCCGTCTGGATCTTCGCCTGGATCGGCTTCTTTCTCCCACTCGCAGCCAGCGTATTGGAGCTCTCTTCCCGCTATCCGCAGGAGGGCGGCCTCTACGTCTGGGCGCGCGAAGAATATGGCAATTTCGCCGGCTTCATGGCCGCATGGACGTACTGGATGAGCAACCTTCCCTACTTCTCCGCCATACTCTATTTCGCAGCAGGAAGCGCTCTCTTTGCCGCCGGACCTCGCGGCGCAAGACTCGCCAGCCAGAGCGGCTATTACATGACATTCTCACTCGTTGCACTCGGCGGCATCACTCTCTTAAACATGCGCGGCGTCAAGCCCAGCAAATGGCTCAACAACATCGGAGCCATTGGTATGGCCTTACCCGTAGCAGTTCTGATCATTCTCGGTTTCATCTCTTTCCTTCACTTCGGTAGCGCAACTCACTTCACTCTGGCCAGCTTGATACCGCACACCAGCATCAAGAACGCGATCTTCTGGTCCACCATCTTCTTCGCCTTTGGCGGCGTAGAATCCGGCTCCTTCATGGGAGAAGAAATCAAAAACACCCGCCGCACCGTCCCTCGGGCGCTTATCGCAGCAGGCCTGCTGATAACACTCGGCTACATCGGCGGAACCCTCGCCATGCTCGTCGCACTCCCCAGCGAACAGATCAGCGGACTAGGCGGCTTCATGACCGCCATCGTGCAGATGTGCCACAACCTCAACATCGATTGGATCGTCGTCTGCATCGCCCTCCTCGTCACACTCAGCAGCATAGGCGCAGCCGGAGCATACCTGGCCTCCTGCTCCCGCTTGCCCTTCGTCGCTGGTATCGACAACTACCTTCCCGCCGCATTCGGTCGCATCCACCCCAAATGGAACACACCCTACATCGCCGTCTTCTTTTATGGACTCGCAGGCATGCTCTTCGCCTTCCTCGGTCAGGCACAAACCTCCGTCAAAGGTGCGTACGACGTGCTCGTCAGCATGAGCATCATCACCTACTTCATTCCTTACTTATTCCTCTTCGCCTCCATGATTCGTGTACAGAGCAAGCCCTCCGGAGAAGACATCATCCGCGTTCCCGGCGGGAGCCGCATAGCCATTGCACTCGGCATCCTCGGCCTGCTCACAACGACCATCACCATCTGCCTTTCCGTACTGCCTTCAGACGACGAACCAAACAAGCCCCTCGCCATAATCAAAGTAGTCGGAATGACATTCATCCTCCTCGCAGCTGGCGTAATCGTCTATACACTCGGCAAGCGCAGACAAGCAAGACTAACCGTGAACGCGTAA
- a CDS encoding aromatic ring-hydroxylating oxygenase subunit alpha, producing the protein MNQSLTAILGLYNDKAPLEEAHTIPAPWYVDPAIAALEQQQVFGGTWQAIGRIDQVAKHGDYFTTELAGEPILAVRDADGVLRAFYNVCRHHAAAVATAPCGQAQSFRCPYHGWNYGLDGTLKGTPEFTGVCNFDRSSNGLVPLAIDTWENFVFINLTPNPSSLHHFLGNMMERVTPLNLNSLQFHSQRSYTLNCNWKVYVDNYLDGGYHVPHLHKGLNSVLDYTRYTIENGEHYCLQSSPMVASDKDAAIATTRKGNRAHYFWLYPNFMINIYEGVTDTNLVLPLGPDKCRVVFDFFFTHIDEEHEEHNAASIATSDKVQDEDLAICESVQRGLTSRAYIAGRLSVRREAGEHLFHRLLAHSLKNESAS; encoded by the coding sequence ATGAACCAGTCGCTCACAGCCATCCTTGGTCTCTACAACGACAAAGCGCCGCTCGAAGAAGCGCATACGATTCCCGCGCCCTGGTATGTCGATCCCGCCATCGCTGCGCTGGAACAGCAGCAAGTCTTCGGCGGCACATGGCAGGCAATCGGTCGCATTGATCAGGTAGCAAAGCACGGTGATTACTTCACCACCGAACTCGCTGGCGAACCCATTCTCGCCGTGCGCGACGCCGACGGAGTACTCCGCGCCTTCTACAACGTATGCCGCCATCACGCCGCCGCTGTCGCCACGGCTCCCTGCGGACAAGCGCAGTCATTTCGTTGCCCATACCACGGTTGGAACTACGGCCTGGACGGCACACTCAAAGGCACGCCCGAGTTCACTGGCGTCTGCAACTTTGATCGCTCCAGCAACGGCCTCGTTCCTCTTGCAATCGATACATGGGAAAACTTCGTTTTCATCAACCTTACCCCCAACCCATCTTCCCTGCACCACTTCCTTGGCAACATGATGGAACGAGTAACACCACTCAATCTCAACTCTCTCCAATTTCACTCACAGCGAAGCTACACTCTCAATTGCAACTGGAAGGTCTATGTAGATAACTATCTCGACGGTGGCTATCACGTACCCCATCTGCACAAGGGTCTGAACAGCGTACTCGACTACACCCGCTACACCATCGAAAACGGCGAACACTATTGTCTGCAATCCAGTCCAATGGTTGCCAGCGATAAAGATGCAGCAATTGCTACCACGCGCAAGGGCAACCGCGCCCATTACTTCTGGCTATACCCTAACTTCATGATCAACATCTATGAAGGCGTAACGGACACCAATCTCGTTCTTCCACTTGGCCCCGATAAGTGTCGCGTCGTCTTCGATTTCTTCTTCACCCATATCGATGAGGAACATGAAGAGCACAATGCCGCCAGCATCGCCACCAGCGACAAAGTACAGGACGAAGACCTGGCCATCTGCGAGTCCGTGCAAAGAGGACTCACCTCGCGCGCCTACATCGCTGGCCGCTTATCAGTACGCCGTGAAGCAGGCGAACATCTCTTCCACCGCTTGCTGGCACATAGCCTCAAAAACGAATCAGCCAGCTAG
- a CDS encoding aldo/keto reductase family protein — translation MSLITNKPIPTFLYGTAWKEERTAGLTEAAIRNGFRAIDTANQRKHYFEAGVGEGIAAACADDLVTRDDLFLQTKFTYVRGQDHRLPYDAVASPSVQVAQSMASSLEHLGTDYVDSYMLHGPASGYAWADADAEVWAAMQRERDAGRARLLGVSNISLEQLEQMIATHRDAPAFVQNRCYARLGWDREVRALCNAHGIVYQGFSLLTVNADVLGDPYLRKTAMRHRATTAQVVFSFARSVGMLPLTGTSASTHMLEDLASERVLLSQDEIRAIESLAG, via the coding sequence ATGTCTTTGATTACGAACAAGCCTATTCCAACATTTCTCTACGGCACAGCATGGAAAGAAGAACGAACGGCGGGGCTCACGGAAGCTGCGATTCGCAACGGGTTTCGTGCCATTGATACGGCGAATCAGCGGAAGCATTATTTTGAAGCAGGTGTAGGTGAAGGAATTGCGGCGGCCTGTGCTGACGACCTGGTAACGCGCGACGATCTTTTTTTACAAACTAAATTTACTTATGTACGCGGGCAGGATCATCGGCTGCCCTACGATGCTGTAGCAAGTCCATCTGTGCAGGTTGCGCAGTCGATGGCGAGTTCGCTTGAGCACCTTGGCACTGATTACGTCGATAGTTATATGCTCCACGGGCCGGCCTCTGGTTACGCCTGGGCAGATGCAGATGCTGAGGTTTGGGCGGCTATGCAGCGGGAGCGGGATGCTGGGCGAGCACGATTACTCGGGGTCAGTAACATCTCGCTGGAACAACTGGAGCAGATGATTGCCACGCATAGGGATGCGCCGGCGTTTGTGCAGAATCGTTGCTATGCGCGACTTGGCTGGGACAGGGAAGTGCGGGCCCTGTGTAATGCGCACGGCATTGTTTACCAGGGCTTTTCGCTGTTAACTGTGAATGCGGATGTGCTGGGCGACCCTTATTTGCGGAAGACGGCTATGCGTCATCGTGCGACGACTGCGCAGGTGGTATTTAGCTTTGCGCGGAGTGTGGGTATGCTGCCGCTTACCGGCACGTCGGCTTCGACGCATATGTTGGAGGATCTTGCGAGTGAGCGGGTGTTGCTCTCGCAGGATGAGATACGGGCTATCGAATCTCTAGCTGGCTGA
- a CDS encoding alpha-L-rhamnosidase, with the protein MSSSSRWIDSVVTAVALSAVLLGVSSTASAASNEKESPTKLRVDDLVTPLGLDDHAPHFSWVLRDVTRGAMQTSYSIQVATRGELLVSNKADVWDSGRIHSGQSVNVTFAGPALMPSTRYFWRVMAWDKDGDAYPVSETSWWETGLLDQQNWHAQWIGYETWEEAAVREAKAAWVTSPDGAALDGKAPEQKIGYRLPFTLNASVRRAVLFVTGQDVASAWVNGAQVAKGASLPPYKQFPWKKYVQIEVTSQVKSGANLLAIETTHYGENSNGFAGRDTPMMNATLVAELTDGSTASFATGMDSAWKTSVHPAEGWTRGGDEDASWKPLVIRYTANGVDSGSPGNPWPAQTVKSLRHEFVVRKQIASARLYATALGAYEVFLNGKRTADDVLAPGWTDYRLRLKYQTYDVTKEVAQGRNALAALVAPGWYSTPLEWFQQPNVYGVDPPSLMVQLRIQYADGSVDWIVSDANWKADASSILKAEIYDGETQDARLIQTGWNAAHFDASKWKPVEVHAGPRIAIDGQDFQPIRVERTLTPKALTEPRPGVFIYDMGQNFSGVEKLHLKGPAGTDVQVRTGEILNADGTLYTDNLRTALSTDHFILAGKGEEEFQPQFTFHGFRYLELTGVVRKPSLSTVTGVVFHTDAAFTAQLKTGSGMINSLWSNILWGQRSNFVGVPTDCPQRDERLGWMADAQVFWRTATYNMDLAAFSRKYSADMRGTQVGSASGTQAEGAMFGIYAPGISTTSSDSGAGWSDAGVIIPWTSWMQNGDTTVVQQNWNAMTKYLAAIEVSNPDHLWKKNAGIGFGDWLSPEGPTYYPLVATASWAYDITLMKQMAHALGKTQDEAKYAALFEEIKASFEKEFVHADGFVEGADHQEPSHAENNPDAKAKTGDTQTGYVLALQVNLVPENLRGAVAQKLVDKIEANHGLLGTGFLGTPYLLAVLTETGHRDLAYHLLLNTTYPSWGYLVDHGATTMWERWNGDKMKDDPSMNSYNHYAYGAVADWIYRYAAGVDATPMDAGFHTVYLHPAFDAQLGSIDFSYPSPYGEIHSAWSVKDGTAHWQLTIPANASGWLPLSDAEAGEYKLDGQALASSKLVQAVSRDSKAGYVLPAGNYSFVVSGVR; encoded by the coding sequence ATGTCGTCGTCATCCCGTTGGATTGATTCTGTTGTGACCGCTGTTGCGTTGAGTGCCGTTTTATTGGGTGTTTCGTCGACTGCTTCGGCTGCTTCAAATGAGAAAGAATCTCCAACGAAACTGCGCGTGGATGATCTGGTCACGCCATTGGGACTGGACGATCACGCGCCGCATTTTTCGTGGGTGTTGCGAGATGTCACGCGTGGAGCAATGCAGACCTCGTATTCGATTCAAGTGGCGACGCGTGGAGAGTTGCTCGTTTCGAACAAGGCCGATGTTTGGGATAGTGGAAGAATTCATTCAGGACAGTCTGTGAACGTGACGTTTGCGGGCCCTGCTTTGATGCCGAGTACGCGGTACTTCTGGCGGGTGATGGCATGGGATAAGGATGGCGATGCGTATCCGGTGAGCGAGACGAGCTGGTGGGAAACGGGGTTGCTCGATCAGCAGAATTGGCATGCGCAATGGATCGGTTACGAAACATGGGAAGAGGCTGCGGTACGCGAAGCGAAGGCTGCGTGGGTGACGAGTCCGGATGGAGCTGCGCTGGATGGCAAGGCGCCTGAACAGAAGATTGGATACCGATTGCCGTTTACGCTGAATGCGTCTGTGCGCCGCGCGGTGTTGTTCGTGACGGGGCAGGATGTGGCATCCGCGTGGGTGAATGGAGCGCAGGTGGCAAAGGGTGCTTCGTTGCCGCCGTATAAGCAGTTTCCGTGGAAGAAGTATGTGCAGATTGAGGTGACATCGCAGGTGAAGAGCGGTGCGAATCTTCTCGCGATCGAGACTACGCATTATGGTGAGAATTCGAATGGATTTGCGGGTCGCGATACGCCGATGATGAACGCTACGCTGGTGGCGGAGCTTACAGATGGTTCGACGGCGAGCTTTGCGACTGGAATGGACTCGGCATGGAAGACATCGGTTCATCCGGCGGAGGGATGGACTCGCGGTGGCGATGAAGATGCATCGTGGAAGCCGCTGGTGATTCGATATACAGCGAACGGTGTTGATTCAGGATCTCCTGGAAATCCGTGGCCTGCGCAGACAGTGAAGAGTTTGCGGCATGAGTTTGTTGTGCGTAAGCAGATCGCTTCGGCGCGGTTGTATGCGACTGCATTGGGAGCGTATGAGGTTTTTTTGAATGGCAAGCGGACTGCGGATGATGTGCTTGCGCCGGGATGGACTGATTACAGATTGCGGTTGAAGTATCAGACTTATGATGTGACGAAAGAGGTGGCGCAGGGCCGGAATGCGCTTGCGGCGCTTGTGGCTCCGGGGTGGTATTCGACGCCATTGGAGTGGTTTCAACAGCCGAATGTTTATGGGGTGGATCCGCCTTCGCTGATGGTGCAGTTGCGCATTCAATACGCAGACGGAAGTGTGGATTGGATTGTGAGCGATGCGAATTGGAAGGCCGATGCTTCGTCAATTTTGAAGGCGGAGATTTATGACGGCGAGACGCAGGATGCGCGGCTGATTCAGACGGGATGGAATGCTGCGCATTTTGATGCGTCGAAGTGGAAGCCGGTAGAGGTGCATGCAGGACCACGGATTGCGATTGATGGACAGGACTTTCAGCCGATTCGCGTGGAGCGTACGCTGACGCCAAAAGCTCTGACAGAGCCGAGACCTGGCGTGTTTATTTACGACATGGGACAGAATTTTTCCGGTGTGGAGAAGTTGCATTTGAAGGGACCAGCAGGCACGGATGTTCAAGTGCGCACCGGTGAAATTTTGAATGCGGATGGAACGCTGTATACGGATAATTTAAGGACGGCGCTTTCTACAGATCACTTCATTCTTGCGGGCAAAGGCGAGGAAGAGTTTCAACCTCAGTTTACTTTTCATGGCTTCCGTTATCTGGAGTTGACGGGCGTGGTGAGGAAGCCAAGTCTAAGTACTGTGACGGGTGTTGTCTTTCATACGGATGCTGCATTCACTGCTCAATTGAAGACGGGCAGCGGGATGATCAATAGCTTGTGGAGCAATATTCTCTGGGGACAACGATCGAACTTTGTCGGTGTGCCGACGGATTGTCCGCAACGCGATGAGCGGTTGGGTTGGATGGCGGATGCCCAGGTCTTTTGGCGTACGGCGACTTACAACATGGACCTGGCGGCGTTCTCAAGGAAGTATTCTGCCGATATGCGTGGGACGCAGGTGGGAAGCGCCTCCGGAACGCAGGCGGAGGGTGCGATGTTTGGAATTTACGCACCGGGTATCAGCACAACTTCGTCTGATTCTGGTGCGGGCTGGAGTGATGCAGGCGTGATCATTCCGTGGACTTCGTGGATGCAGAACGGTGATACGACGGTGGTGCAGCAGAACTGGAACGCGATGACGAAATACCTCGCTGCTATTGAGGTTTCCAATCCCGATCACCTATGGAAGAAGAATGCGGGCATCGGATTTGGTGACTGGCTTTCGCCTGAGGGACCGACGTATTATCCGTTGGTGGCGACGGCTTCCTGGGCCTATGACATTACGCTCATGAAGCAGATGGCTCATGCGCTGGGGAAGACACAGGACGAAGCCAAGTATGCGGCGCTGTTTGAGGAGATCAAGGCTTCTTTCGAGAAGGAGTTTGTACACGCGGACGGGTTCGTTGAAGGTGCGGACCATCAAGAGCCGTCTCATGCGGAGAACAATCCAGATGCGAAGGCTAAAACCGGCGATACACAAACGGGCTATGTGCTTGCGTTGCAGGTGAATCTTGTTCCTGAGAATCTGCGCGGTGCCGTTGCACAAAAGCTTGTCGATAAGATTGAGGCCAATCATGGATTGCTGGGAACGGGATTCCTGGGAACGCCGTATCTATTGGCTGTTCTAACTGAGACTGGACATCGCGATCTGGCATATCACTTGTTATTGAATACGACTTATCCTTCGTGGGGATATCTTGTAGATCATGGCGCGACGACGATGTGGGAGCGTTGGAATGGCGACAAGATGAAGGATGATCCAAGCATGAATTCGTACAACCACTATGCGTATGGCGCGGTTGCGGATTGGATCTATCGTTACGCCGCGGGTGTGGATGCTACGCCGATGGATGCTGGATTTCATACTGTGTATCTGCATCCGGCTTTTGATGCGCAGCTGGGCAGCATCGATTTCAGCTATCCATCTCCGTACGGTGAGATACATTCTGCGTGGTCGGTGAAGGATGGGACTGCGCATTGGCAACTGACGATTCCTGCGAATGCTTCGGGTTGGTTGCCGTTGAGTGATGCAGAGGCTGGCGAGTACAAGTTGGACGGACAGGCGCTGGCTTCGAGCAAACTGGTGCAGGCTGTTTCGCGAGATTCAAAGGCGGGCTACGTATTACCTGCAGGAAACTACAGCTTCGTGGTGAGTGGCGTTCGATAG